A section of the Candidatus Dormiibacterota bacterium genome encodes:
- a CDS encoding ATP-binding protein translates to MDRNVKLRLESRIGYVDLVHEMAEGLARRMGFAKSMALNIGLAVREAVINAIKHGNGMDASKEIEVSFEQDDGLFRVRVRDQGPGFDWAHTSNPLERENIFRSSGRGIFFMKHFVDRVEFQRRKGKGTEVVLEKKFEPSGRAGRGGEVIKRRKG, encoded by the coding sequence GTGGACAGAAACGTCAAGCTCAGGCTGGAAAGCCGCATCGGCTACGTGGACCTGGTCCACGAGATGGCCGAGGGACTGGCGCGCCGGATGGGCTTCGCGAAGTCGATGGCGCTCAATATCGGGCTGGCGGTGCGCGAGGCGGTGATCAACGCCATCAAGCACGGGAACGGGATGGACGCCTCGAAGGAGATCGAGGTGAGCTTCGAGCAGGACGACGGCCTGTTCCGGGTGCGCGTGCGCGACCAGGGGCCCGGGTTCGACTGGGCCCACACCTCGAATCCGCTCGAGCGGGAGAATATCTTCCGCAGCAGCGGCAGGGGGATCTTCTTCATGAAACATTTCGTCGACCGGGTCGAGTTCCAGCGCCGGAAAGGGAAGGGGACCGAGGTGGTCCTCGAGAAGAAATTCGAGCCGTCCGGCCGTGCCGGACGCGGCGGCGAGGTCATCAAGCGGAGGAAGGGATGA
- a CDS encoding STAS domain-containing protein, translating into MKANARHHGKVTVVDLSGKITIGEGDIKLRQAVNALLDEGRKNIILNLGGVSYMDSAGIGELVACYKRAREKGVSLKLLNPNGKVQDLLILTKLQEIFDIYRDEREALASF; encoded by the coding sequence ATGAAGGCGAACGCCAGGCATCACGGGAAGGTCACCGTCGTCGATCTGTCCGGGAAGATCACCATCGGGGAAGGGGACATCAAGCTGCGTCAGGCGGTGAACGCGCTTCTGGATGAGGGGCGCAAGAACATCATCCTCAACCTGGGGGGCGTGTCCTACATGGACAGCGCCGGCATCGGCGAGCTGGTCGCCTGCTACAAGCGCGCCCGGGAGAAGGGAGTGTCCCTCAAGCTCCTGAATCCCAACGGCAAGGTGCAGGACCTCCTCATCCTGACCAAGCTGCAGGAGATCTTCGACATCTATCGCGACGAGCGCGAGGCCCTGGCCAGTTTCTAG